A region of Micromonospora chokoriensis DNA encodes the following proteins:
- a CDS encoding DUF305 domain-containing protein: protein MSGPAPVEPPVTVGRSGVDGRVRRIVGVVATLVATTLAVGLSQGWGRADRAADRSAAVPSTAAAPPAAVPTVPVVLNGTDDAFIQLLIPMNEGALALIDHLDTRPTGADPSLRGLLGDLRQAHRAELRDLRAILAAGNVPELNIHEGHQMPGMVTAASLDELRATPDAEVPSRAAALLRAHLAQTVVLCRGEQTAGGSPELKALAGRMQQARAAELSALDGRPGAPRVD from the coding sequence TTGAGCGGGCCCGCGCCGGTGGAGCCGCCGGTCACCGTCGGACGCTCCGGGGTCGACGGCCGTGTCCGGCGGATCGTCGGCGTCGTCGCGACCCTGGTCGCGACGACGCTGGCCGTCGGTCTCAGCCAGGGTTGGGGCCGTGCCGACCGGGCGGCGGACCGGTCGGCCGCCGTTCCGTCGACGGCGGCCGCCCCGCCCGCTGCCGTGCCGACCGTGCCCGTGGTGCTCAACGGCACCGACGACGCCTTCATCCAACTGCTGATCCCGATGAACGAGGGCGCGCTCGCGCTGATCGACCACCTCGACACCCGGCCGACGGGGGCCGACCCGTCACTGCGGGGCCTCCTCGGCGACCTCCGGCAGGCGCACCGGGCCGAGTTGCGGGACCTGCGCGCAATCCTCGCCGCAGGCAACGTTCCGGAGCTGAACATCCACGAGGGGCATCAGATGCCCGGCATGGTCACCGCTGCCAGTCTGGACGAGTTGCGGGCCACGCCCGACGCCGAGGTGCCGTCCCGGGCGGCTGCCCTGTTGCGGGCGCACCTCGCGCAGACGGTCGTGTTGTGCCGGGGCGAGCAGACCGCCGGAGGTAGCCCGGAGTTGAAGGCGCTCGCCGGCCGGATGCAGCAGGCACGGGCCGCCGAGCTGAGCGCTCTGGACGGCCGGCCCGGCGCTCCGCGGGTCGACTGA
- a CDS encoding TetR/AcrR family transcriptional regulator gives MRSTAEARRVTVLNAAVSAFARTGFHATPVTAVAAAAGISEAYVFRLFSGKLGLFVAAADACFERIATAIEAGAERAAGGGPEEVLDAMGGAYAELIADRDLLLFQVQAQAVTDIPEIAEAVRAGYRRVATFVQDRAGASDAQVQQFFAYGQLCHLIVTAGLEQVPEPWARALTAGIRHP, from the coding sequence ATGCGATCGACCGCCGAGGCCCGCCGGGTCACCGTCCTGAACGCCGCCGTGTCGGCGTTCGCGCGCACCGGCTTCCACGCCACGCCGGTCACCGCCGTGGCCGCCGCCGCGGGCATCTCCGAGGCGTACGTCTTCCGGCTCTTCTCCGGCAAGCTCGGGTTGTTCGTGGCGGCTGCCGATGCGTGCTTCGAACGGATCGCCACGGCGATCGAGGCGGGGGCGGAGCGCGCCGCGGGTGGCGGCCCGGAGGAGGTGCTCGACGCGATGGGCGGTGCCTACGCCGAGCTGATCGCCGACCGGGATCTGCTGCTCTTCCAGGTCCAGGCGCAGGCCGTCACGGACATTCCCGAGATCGCCGAGGCGGTCCGCGCCGGCTACCGCCGGGTCGCGACCTTCGTGCAGGACCGGGCCGGTGCCAGCGACGCGCAGGTGCAGCAGTTCTTCGCGTACGGGCAGCTCTGCCACCTGATCGTGACCGCAGGGCTGGAGCAGGTGCCTGAGCCGTGGGCTCGCGCTCTGACCGCCGGTATCCGGCACCCCTGA
- a CDS encoding GNAT family N-acetyltransferase — translation MTYLEKIAGLGELSLVTVDPDRHAALLHGWVTLPRNSFWGMGSHTVDEVREIYAFVDSLPTHHAYLIMVDAEPVGLFQTYQPEADPVGERYRVQPGDVGMHLLLSPDRRLARGLTNVVGPALARFLFRDPSARRIVVEPDVRNHLALRRLEIEGFTFDSEIDMPDKRAQLAFLTRDRFEANHPTPA, via the coding sequence ATGACGTACCTGGAGAAGATCGCCGGTCTGGGCGAGCTGTCATTGGTGACCGTGGACCCCGACCGCCACGCCGCACTCCTGCACGGCTGGGTGACCCTTCCCCGCAACTCCTTCTGGGGCATGGGGTCACACACGGTGGACGAGGTGCGCGAGATCTACGCCTTCGTGGACAGCCTGCCGACGCACCACGCGTACCTGATCATGGTCGACGCGGAACCGGTCGGCCTCTTCCAGACCTACCAGCCCGAGGCGGATCCGGTCGGCGAGCGCTACCGCGTCCAGCCCGGCGACGTGGGCATGCACCTGCTGCTCAGCCCGGACCGGCGCCTGGCCCGCGGCCTCACCAACGTCGTCGGCCCGGCCCTCGCCCGCTTCCTGTTCCGCGACCCGTCCGCCCGGCGGATCGTGGTCGAGCCGGACGTCCGCAACCACCTCGCGCTACGCCGGCTGGAGATCGAGGGGTTCACCTTCGACTCGGAGATCGACATGCCCGACAAGCGGGCCCAGCTCGCGTTCCTGACGCGCGACCGGTTCGAGGCGAACCACCCCACCCCGGCCTGA
- a CDS encoding MFS transporter: MRGKLGTLTALYVTQYLGVGFITVGLTAILRDGGTSLDTLALLQIVGLIWPVKFLWAPILDRYGSRHRGHYRSWLLVLQSALVLALLALLPFSDPADALGPIVAICAAYVFFSATQDIAVDAVAVRMLAESSRGTGNGIQVAASYLGNLLGGGACVLVYDRFGWVPAIGLLAAMTAVGLLVVWRFREPPRTDRVAGIGTAYRALLSVFGQPGCRWWTFGVVPLVYVGAGMAYALVTPALVDAGWSLGRIGVVTGVVISAPAIVAGLVAGLGIGRFGRSGVLVVGGASLTVSTLLLLPLMNGRAPLGATVVALCCFMVAYTIANVVLYTVNMDYSRPDTGGTDFTVLSSFGLVCSFVAASIGLAAADRVGYPAVAVAAIVLVVAGVVLGLAHQRRFPPVPGAAPDSAAQPTADGVKVVA; this comes from the coding sequence ATGAGGGGCAAGCTCGGCACACTGACCGCGCTGTACGTCACGCAGTACCTCGGGGTCGGCTTCATCACCGTCGGTCTGACCGCCATCCTGCGCGACGGCGGCACCTCGCTGGACACCCTGGCCCTGTTGCAGATCGTCGGCCTGATCTGGCCCGTCAAGTTCCTCTGGGCGCCGATCCTGGACCGCTACGGTTCGCGCCACCGCGGCCACTACCGGTCCTGGCTGCTCGTGCTCCAGAGCGCCCTGGTGCTCGCCCTGCTGGCGCTGCTGCCGTTCTCCGACCCGGCCGACGCGCTCGGCCCGATCGTCGCGATCTGCGCCGCGTACGTCTTCTTCTCCGCCACGCAGGACATCGCCGTGGACGCCGTCGCGGTCCGGATGCTCGCCGAGTCGAGCCGGGGGACCGGTAACGGGATCCAGGTCGCCGCCAGCTACCTCGGCAACCTGCTCGGCGGCGGCGCCTGCGTCCTGGTCTACGACCGGTTCGGCTGGGTGCCGGCGATCGGCCTGCTGGCCGCGATGACGGCGGTCGGCCTGTTGGTGGTGTGGCGGTTCCGGGAGCCACCCCGCACCGATCGGGTGGCCGGGATCGGCACCGCCTACCGGGCGCTGCTGTCGGTGTTCGGCCAGCCGGGCTGCCGGTGGTGGACGTTCGGTGTGGTGCCGCTCGTCTACGTCGGGGCGGGGATGGCGTACGCGCTGGTCACGCCCGCCCTGGTCGACGCCGGGTGGTCGTTGGGCCGGATCGGCGTGGTCACCGGGGTGGTGATCAGCGCGCCGGCCATCGTCGCCGGTCTGGTCGCCGGTCTGGGCATCGGACGGTTCGGGCGCAGCGGCGTCCTCGTGGTCGGCGGCGCGTCCCTCACGGTGTCGACGCTGCTCCTGCTGCCGCTGATGAACGGTCGCGCGCCGTTGGGCGCGACGGTCGTCGCGCTCTGCTGCTTCATGGTGGCCTACACGATCGCCAACGTGGTGCTCTACACCGTCAACATGGACTACTCGCGCCCCGACACCGGCGGCACCGACTTCACCGTCCTGTCGTCGTTCGGTCTGGTCTGCTCGTTCGTGGCCGCGTCCATCGGCCTCGCGGCGGCCGACCGGGTCGGCTACCCGGCGGTGGCGGTCGCCGCCATCGTGCTGGTGGTCGCCGGGGTCGTCCTCGGCCTGGCCCACCAGCGGCGCTTTCCGCCCGTTCCCGGTGCCGCCCCCGACTCGGCGGCGCAGCCGACGGCGGACGGTGTGAAGGTCGTGGCGTGA
- a CDS encoding sigma-70 family RNA polymerase sigma factor, with the protein MSPAGRALPDAGLVVAARQGDQRALDDVVAASLPLVYNIVGRALRGHADVDDVVQETLVRVIRHLPALNDPAAYRSWLVAIAIRQVRDWEQRRRVALNRDAGLDAIHNVPDPASDFAGMTILRLGLTDQRREVAEATRWLDPDDQELLSLWWLEETGEIARNEVADALGLSPGHVAVRVHRMKEQIQSARGVVRALRARPGCPDLRAVTAEWDGTPSPLWRKRLARHVRDCAVCGQLGATLLPIDRLLAGLPMLPLPAGLSAHVPGAAAPTAAAQVVGPPGSTAAPGAGPTAPSDAGGGPSVVDLAMNRPRGLIPSLTAGVAAAVLAITTAVVILPDDPSAPSWAAPPSAAPTVAAPPSVAPSPSARPSSKAPVAPAVSSARKGVGVWNFAGASQALAASKAGWYYTWGTQHPGISTPRGVTFVPMIRSAENVTAPELAKAKAAGPDLLTFNEPDMPEQANMTVEQALDLWPQLMATGSRLGSPAVAVGAPDPQGWLDRFMTGAQARGHRVDFITVHWFGADFATAAAVDQLRQYLQAVHQRYRKPIWLTEFALIRFDGGGAQFPSQEQQAAFLTAATAMLGQLSYVQRYAWFGLPATDKDRSGLFSSGTRTTAVGRAFQAAR; encoded by the coding sequence ATGTCGCCAGCCGGTCGAGCACTACCCGATGCCGGGTTGGTCGTCGCGGCCCGACAGGGCGACCAGCGCGCCCTCGATGACGTCGTCGCGGCCTCGCTACCGCTGGTCTACAACATCGTCGGGCGTGCGCTGCGCGGTCACGCCGACGTCGACGACGTGGTCCAGGAGACGTTGGTACGGGTCATCAGGCACCTGCCCGCGCTCAACGACCCGGCGGCGTACCGATCGTGGCTGGTGGCGATCGCCATCCGCCAGGTGCGCGACTGGGAACAGCGCCGACGCGTCGCGCTCAACCGCGACGCCGGGCTGGACGCGATCCACAACGTGCCCGACCCCGCCTCCGACTTCGCTGGCATGACCATCCTCCGGCTCGGCCTCACCGACCAGCGGCGGGAGGTCGCCGAGGCGACCCGTTGGCTGGACCCGGACGACCAGGAGTTGCTGTCGCTGTGGTGGCTGGAGGAGACCGGCGAGATCGCCCGGAACGAGGTCGCCGACGCGCTCGGACTGTCACCGGGGCACGTCGCGGTGCGCGTCCACCGGATGAAGGAGCAGATCCAGAGCGCCCGTGGCGTCGTACGCGCGCTGCGTGCCCGACCGGGCTGCCCGGACCTGCGGGCCGTGACCGCCGAGTGGGACGGCACGCCCAGCCCGCTCTGGCGCAAACGACTGGCCCGGCACGTCCGCGACTGCGCGGTGTGCGGTCAACTCGGCGCCACGCTGCTGCCGATCGACCGGCTGCTCGCCGGCCTGCCGATGTTGCCGCTGCCGGCGGGCCTCAGCGCCCACGTGCCGGGCGCGGCCGCGCCGACCGCCGCCGCGCAGGTCGTCGGGCCTCCGGGCTCGACGGCCGCACCCGGTGCCGGGCCGACCGCGCCCTCCGACGCGGGCGGCGGTCCCAGCGTCGTCGACCTCGCGATGAACCGCCCCCGTGGTCTCATCCCATCGCTGACCGCAGGTGTGGCCGCGGCCGTCCTGGCCATCACCACGGCGGTTGTGATCCTGCCGGACGATCCGTCCGCACCGTCCTGGGCCGCTCCGCCGTCCGCGGCGCCGACCGTCGCCGCCCCGCCGAGCGTCGCCCCGTCGCCGAGCGCACGGCCCTCGTCGAAGGCCCCGGTCGCCCCGGCGGTCAGCTCCGCCCGCAAGGGCGTCGGAGTGTGGAACTTCGCCGGGGCCAGCCAGGCGCTCGCGGCCTCGAAGGCCGGCTGGTACTACACCTGGGGCACCCAGCACCCGGGGATCAGCACCCCGAGGGGTGTCACGTTCGTGCCCATGATCCGCAGTGCGGAGAACGTCACGGCCCCGGAACTGGCCAAGGCGAAGGCGGCGGGGCCGGATCTGCTCACCTTCAACGAGCCGGACATGCCCGAGCAGGCGAACATGACCGTCGAGCAGGCGCTCGACCTGTGGCCACAGTTGATGGCGACGGGCAGCAGACTGGGCAGCCCGGCGGTCGCCGTCGGCGCGCCCGACCCGCAGGGTTGGCTCGACCGGTTCATGACCGGCGCCCAGGCCCGAGGCCACCGGGTGGACTTCATCACCGTGCACTGGTTCGGTGCCGACTTCGCGACCGCCGCCGCGGTCGACCAACTGCGGCAGTACCTCCAGGCTGTCCACCAGCGGTACCGCAAACCGATCTGGTTGACGGAGTTCGCCCTGATCCGCTTCGACGGCGGCGGTGCGCAGTTCCCCAGCCAGGAACAGCAGGCGGCCTTCCTCACGGCGGCCACCGCCATGCTCGGTCAGCTCTCCTACGTCCAGCGCTACGCGTGGTTCGGCCTGCCGGCGACGGACAAGGACCGGTCCGGGTTGTTCAGCAGCGGAACCCGGACGACAGCGGTCGGCCGCGCCTTCCAGGCCGCCCGTTGA
- a CDS encoding ATP-grasp domain-containing protein — MRLYLTAFNPTDAVVEGLLPAASALGLSATVLTDRPAEWPADVPVAACAVRDPAAVVAATAPTRPVALLSNSDHLQEATAIAARQLGLPGKDPDAARLCKDKAAARRAIAAAGLDLVRTVTIDPGAVPEVPAGMFPAVVKPRSGVASEDAYLVVDRPELTARVAEIRGRRPEVALVVEEYLAGELRTFETLGDGVALASIGGWRTGLGPPPTFTEESLAWSPPAERESTRLRACLDALGVGFGACHTEYVVSDGRVRLIEVNYRLIGDRMDLILAELLGVPLFEHVIRLHLGEPLSALDLPATVDRYAQVEYVCADRPGRLVTAPGRVEAVDGDVRLACHPLREVGRVAEHTGTNRDYLAVLHAVGPDEHAVRQSLAAFRRDLQWTIAA; from the coding sequence TTGCGGCTGTACCTGACCGCGTTCAACCCCACCGACGCCGTGGTGGAGGGGCTCCTCCCGGCGGCGTCGGCGCTCGGGCTCTCGGCCACCGTGCTGACCGACCGACCCGCCGAGTGGCCGGCGGACGTGCCGGTGGCGGCCTGCGCGGTCCGCGACCCGGCTGCGGTGGTCGCGGCGACCGCACCGACCCGGCCGGTGGCGCTACTGTCCAATAGCGACCACCTCCAGGAGGCCACCGCGATCGCCGCCCGACAGCTCGGCCTGCCCGGCAAGGACCCCGACGCCGCCCGTCTGTGCAAGGACAAGGCCGCGGCCCGCCGGGCGATCGCCGCTGCCGGGCTCGATCTGGTACGCACCGTCACCATCGATCCCGGTGCCGTGCCGGAGGTGCCGGCCGGGATGTTCCCGGCCGTGGTCAAGCCCCGCTCGGGGGTGGCCAGCGAGGACGCGTACCTGGTGGTCGACCGGCCCGAGCTGACCGCCCGGGTCGCCGAGATCCGTGGCCGTCGGCCGGAGGTGGCCCTGGTGGTCGAGGAGTACCTCGCCGGTGAGCTGCGGACCTTCGAGACCCTCGGCGACGGAGTCGCGCTGGCCTCGATCGGCGGTTGGCGTACCGGCCTCGGGCCGCCGCCGACCTTCACCGAGGAGAGCCTCGCCTGGTCTCCCCCGGCGGAGCGCGAGAGCACCCGGTTGCGGGCGTGCCTCGACGCGCTGGGGGTCGGCTTCGGCGCCTGTCACACCGAGTACGTCGTCTCCGACGGCCGGGTCCGGCTGATCGAGGTCAATTACCGGCTCATCGGCGACCGGATGGACCTGATCCTCGCTGAGCTGCTCGGCGTGCCGTTGTTCGAGCACGTCATCCGCCTGCACCTGGGTGAGCCGTTGAGCGCACTCGACCTGCCTGCCACTGTCGACAGGTACGCCCAGGTCGAGTACGTCTGCGCGGACCGCCCCGGCCGCCTGGTCACCGCGCCGGGGCGGGTGGAGGCAGTGGACGGCGACGTCCGGCTGGCCTGCCATCCGCTGCGCGAGGTGGGCCGCGTCGCCGAGCACACCGGGACGAACCGGGACTACCTCGCGGTGCTGCACGCTGTCGGCCCCGACGAGCACGCCGTCCGGCAGTCGCTGGCCGCCTTCCGC
- a CDS encoding siderophore-interacting protein — translation MKRNWEALVLKAMGGRDFRLTVLGTESIDGHYQRLLLDGGGLLEACGVHPTMWIRLWFDNDGRAHQRAYTLVDPDPVTGRFTVEFAIHDGCAARWATTAQIGDTIAATVQGSAFELPDPAPEHLYLVGDAASLPAVNSLLDAGADIPATVWLEYAHDGEKALALRARAHHDVTWVPRRDNGQHLVDTVCAALPTGGAGHYWVACEAATTRGITRHIRRTLGVDKDRVTSLGYWKAA, via the coding sequence GTGAAACGGAACTGGGAGGCCCTGGTCCTCAAGGCCATGGGCGGCCGGGACTTTCGGTTGACCGTGCTGGGCACCGAGTCGATCGACGGTCACTACCAGCGGCTGCTGCTCGACGGCGGCGGCCTGCTGGAGGCGTGCGGGGTGCACCCGACGATGTGGATCCGGCTGTGGTTCGACAACGACGGCCGGGCGCACCAGCGGGCGTACACACTCGTCGACCCCGACCCGGTCACCGGCCGATTCACAGTCGAATTCGCCATCCACGACGGCTGCGCCGCCCGCTGGGCCACCACCGCCCAGATCGGCGACACCATCGCCGCGACGGTCCAGGGCAGCGCGTTCGAGCTGCCCGACCCGGCGCCCGAGCACCTCTACCTCGTCGGTGACGCGGCGTCCCTGCCCGCCGTGAACAGCCTGCTCGACGCGGGCGCCGACATTCCGGCGACGGTATGGCTGGAGTACGCCCACGACGGCGAGAAGGCCCTCGCGTTGCGCGCCCGAGCGCACCACGACGTCACCTGGGTGCCCCGGCGCGACAACGGCCAACACCTCGTCGACACGGTCTGCGCGGCCCTGCCGACCGGCGGCGCGGGGCACTACTGGGTGGCCTGCGAGGCGGCCACCACCCGTGGCATCACCCGACACATCCGGCGGACGTTGGGTGTCGACAAGGACCGGGTCACCTCCCTCGGCTACTGGAAAGCCGCATGA
- a CDS encoding DUF2855 family protein: MADSWTFAVMRDDLGQTTLVDGAAPVAADGEAVLRVDRVGVTANNVTYAVLGDAMRYWEFFPPASRGLAPQWGLPPLWGFAEVVASAVAGVEVGQRVYGYLPPAGHLLVRPDRVDASGFRDASPHRAELPSPYNAYRSTSGDPAYQPDQEDLLILFRPLFFTSFMLADQVVDNDFYGAESLLVSSASSKTAYAAAFELRGRGPRLVGLTSPGNLAFTRSLGCYDEVVPYDDIEGVDAVPTVYLDLSGAPSTRATLRRHLGDRLVRDIAVGLTNQTPNADAAEEVFFAPVQMRKRSQDWGRDGLDRRFTEAWQRFTAVVGGWLDVQVGVGPEALREAWLDVLAGRTPPRVGRVVQL, encoded by the coding sequence ATGGCCGACTCATGGACCTTCGCGGTGATGCGTGACGACCTCGGGCAGACGACGCTCGTCGACGGTGCCGCGCCGGTCGCGGCCGACGGCGAAGCCGTGTTGCGGGTGGATCGCGTCGGAGTCACCGCCAACAACGTGACCTACGCGGTGCTCGGCGACGCGATGCGCTACTGGGAGTTCTTCCCGCCGGCGTCCCGTGGGCTCGCGCCCCAGTGGGGTCTGCCGCCGCTCTGGGGCTTCGCCGAGGTGGTCGCCTCGGCGGTCGCCGGCGTCGAGGTGGGGCAGCGGGTCTACGGATACCTGCCGCCCGCCGGCCATCTGCTGGTACGTCCCGACCGCGTGGACGCCTCCGGCTTCCGCGACGCGAGCCCGCACCGGGCCGAGTTGCCGTCGCCGTACAACGCGTACCGGTCGACGAGCGGTGACCCGGCGTACCAGCCCGACCAGGAGGACCTGCTGATCCTGTTCCGGCCGCTGTTCTTCACCTCGTTCATGCTGGCCGACCAGGTCGTCGACAACGACTTCTACGGCGCCGAGTCGCTGCTCGTGTCGTCGGCGTCGAGCAAGACCGCGTACGCCGCCGCGTTCGAGCTGCGCGGTCGCGGGCCGCGCCTGGTCGGGCTCACGTCGCCCGGCAACCTGGCCTTCACCCGATCGCTGGGCTGCTACGACGAGGTCGTCCCGTACGACGACATCGAGGGTGTCGACGCCGTTCCGACCGTCTACCTCGACCTGTCCGGCGCGCCCTCGACCCGCGCCACCCTGCGCCGGCACCTCGGCGACCGGCTCGTCCGGGACATCGCGGTGGGGCTCACCAACCAGACACCCAACGCCGACGCCGCCGAGGAGGTGTTCTTCGCGCCGGTCCAGATGCGTAAGCGCAGCCAGGACTGGGGCCGCGACGGTCTGGACAGACGGTTCACCGAGGCCTGGCAACGTTTCACCGCTGTCGTGGGCGGGTGGCTCGACGTCCAGGTGGGGGTGGGCCCGGAGGCCCTCCGCGAGGCGTGGCTCGACGTGCTCGCGGGCCGTACGCCGCCGCGGGTGGGCCGCGTCGTCCAGCTCTGA
- a CDS encoding RNA polymerase sigma factor SigF — protein sequence MSSIAGTATSTLLRQRGGDQSPDDLLATMAATPADDPRRPALRDHVIEAWLPLARHLARRYAGRGAADEDLTQTASVGLIKAVDNFDPSRGIDFTGYAIPTIIGEIKRYFRDRTWAVRVPRRLQELRLSISAANSTLTQTLGRSPTVADIASYLDLSEETVLEGLEGARAYRATSLSTPIGVDGDRELSDTLGGDDHEFDLVEIRVALGPALATLPEREREILSLRFHGNLTQAQIADQVGVSQMHVSRLITRSLATLRRHLSDDSVS from the coding sequence ATGTCCAGCATCGCCGGCACAGCGACCAGCACCCTCCTCCGTCAGCGAGGCGGTGACCAGAGCCCGGACGACCTGTTGGCCACCATGGCGGCGACCCCGGCCGACGACCCTCGCCGCCCAGCCCTGCGGGACCACGTCATCGAGGCATGGTTGCCGCTCGCCCGGCACCTGGCCCGCCGCTACGCCGGGCGAGGCGCCGCCGACGAGGACCTGACCCAGACCGCGTCGGTCGGGCTCATCAAGGCCGTCGACAACTTCGACCCCAGCCGGGGCATCGACTTCACCGGGTACGCCATCCCCACGATCATCGGCGAGATCAAGCGGTACTTCCGGGACCGCACCTGGGCGGTGCGCGTTCCCCGCCGCCTCCAGGAGCTACGTCTGTCGATCAGCGCGGCGAACAGCACCCTGACCCAGACCCTGGGCCGCTCGCCGACGGTGGCCGACATCGCGTCCTACCTCGACCTATCCGAGGAGACCGTGCTGGAGGGGTTGGAGGGCGCCCGCGCCTACCGGGCCACGTCACTGTCCACCCCGATCGGGGTGGACGGCGACCGGGAACTCTCGGACACCCTCGGCGGCGACGACCACGAGTTCGACCTCGTCGAGATCCGGGTCGCCCTCGGCCCGGCCCTCGCCACGCTGCCGGAGCGGGAACGCGAGATCCTGAGCCTGCGCTTCCACGGCAACCTGACCCAGGCCCAGATCGCCGACCAGGTCGGTGTCTCGCAGATGCACGTCTCCCGACTGATCACCCGATCGCTGGCCACGCTGCGTCGCCACCTCTCCGACGACAGCGTTTCCTGA
- a CDS encoding medium chain dehydrogenase/reductase family protein, whose translation MTTDTTITEVVLPGVVEPDGLQLHRRAMPVPGRGQALVQVEATGISFAEQQMRRALYPGQPKFPFVPGYDLVGTVRAVGPGGDDSLIGTRVAAVTKTGAWATHALVDVDVLTPVAVGLDPAEAETVVVNGVTAWQMLRGADLRAGQTILVHGANGGVGTVLVQLGRHLGLRVIGTAAARHHAGLRDLGVEPLDYRDPDLAARVRELSPGGVDAVFDPVAGPGVRTSYGLLAPGGKLVVYGNAAAVGTGQSVLWVFVKLLARLFTWNALPNGHRVGFYNFWAGSLTRRATFRRRLRGDLGHVLDLLRQGVIVPQVAARYPLGEVATALAFAETRSRAGKVVLEP comes from the coding sequence ATGACCACCGACACGACGATCACCGAAGTGGTGCTGCCCGGTGTGGTCGAGCCCGACGGGCTCCAGCTGCACCGACGCGCCATGCCCGTACCTGGACGCGGGCAGGCCCTCGTCCAGGTCGAGGCCACCGGCATCTCGTTCGCCGAGCAGCAGATGCGCCGGGCCCTCTACCCCGGCCAGCCGAAGTTCCCGTTCGTGCCCGGTTACGACCTCGTCGGCACGGTCCGGGCCGTCGGCCCCGGCGGTGACGACTCGCTGATCGGCACCCGGGTGGCGGCGGTCACCAAGACCGGTGCCTGGGCCACCCACGCGCTCGTCGACGTCGACGTCCTGACCCCCGTAGCGGTGGGCCTCGATCCCGCCGAGGCCGAGACCGTGGTGGTCAACGGGGTGACCGCCTGGCAGATGCTGCGCGGCGCAGACCTGCGGGCCGGGCAGACCATCCTCGTGCACGGCGCGAACGGTGGCGTCGGAACCGTGCTCGTCCAACTCGGCCGCCACCTCGGCCTGCGGGTCATCGGCACCGCCGCCGCACGGCACCACGCCGGCCTGCGCGACCTCGGCGTCGAACCGCTCGACTACCGCGATCCGGACCTGGCCGCACGGGTCCGTGAGCTGTCGCCGGGCGGCGTCGACGCGGTCTTCGACCCGGTCGCCGGACCCGGTGTCCGCACGTCGTACGGCCTGCTCGCTCCCGGCGGCAAGCTGGTCGTCTACGGCAACGCCGCCGCGGTGGGCACCGGGCAGTCGGTGCTGTGGGTCTTCGTGAAGCTGCTGGCCCGCCTCTTCACCTGGAACGCGTTGCCGAACGGCCATCGGGTCGGCTTCTACAACTTCTGGGCCGGCAGCCTCACTCGGCGCGCCACGTTCCGGCGTCGTCTGCGCGGCGACCTCGGCCACGTGCTCGACCTGCTACGGCAGGGAGTGATCGTGCCGCAGGTCGCCGCCCGTTACCCGCTCGGCGAGGTCGCCACCGCCCTGGCCTTCGCCGAGACCCGCAGTCGGGCAGGCAAGGTGGTGCTCGAACCCTGA